The Fusarium poae strain DAOMC 252244 chromosome 2, whole genome shotgun sequence nucleotide sequence TGAACTTCACTTGCTTGCAAAGGTCTGTTAGTGAGCGTTAGCGGGAGGTTTAAACCTGACGCACTTCTCTCTTGGTTGTCGTTTGTCGTCGCACATGCCGATCGCTCATCAAGATGACAAGAGAACCATCAATCCCCCAATATTGAACTCCCCGTTCCTGGGAGCGCCTCCAGATTCTACCCCGAATGATTTCGAGACCCTTGGCCGAATGCGTAAAGCTCTGTGTTTCGACTTCCTAGCGCAAACCATGCGGCATTCTGGACAGGTCTCTCGACAAAGAACAAAACAGACACAAAGTTAATGTTGAGATAACAAACTCAGATTACGAGGAACAGGCCATTCAGAATGGTACATACTACAAACTACAGGTTTGATACCCTTAAGGGTCCTTGGTGGCAAAAGATGTTGTTGCGTCCAAGTGCCCGCATACCGTAACAGTGGGAGAACATTCGGTATTATCCCAACCTCACTCAATAACTAGGATTAATTTAATTGACAGGGAAAGAGAGACATATTGACACAGAGAATAAGTTGAGCAATGTTCTGAAAGCCCTTCTTGAGTCAGATGTCTTTAGCTCTCTTCCCATCTGCCCACGTTGACGCAATCAGCCATCCATACCCATGCAAGACCCATGCCATTTCATCAACTCACGATCTCAGCAAGCAATAACCAGGTGCACGCATCTCAATCGTTCACAGTTGTTCAATTTTGACCATCACGAGTCCTCAACCCCTCTCTATATCATGAGACGAACCCATTAAGTGATGCACACGGCGCACCATAACACATCACCACACACCGCCATTTCTCAGGAACTCATTGTCGGCTACAGCGCTTCTTTCGCAGTCTCGACCCTGACCTTGGACTGCTGTCAGTGTCTCACTTGGCGGAGAAGAAAGGCAGTTCCCAGTCCGAGCACAAACTCAGCCCAGACCGCGCCACCCCTTGCTTCAATGCAAGTCACCCCGCGCGCCACACTTTGCGGGGGACATTGCTACGTCACCTGACAAGAGGTTCCATTGACTTTCAGGGAGACTTCAGCACTGATTCGTTCCTGGTTCTCAAGAATGCTATTAGAATACTAATCATGATGGGACCAATACTCACATAGCATATCACAACTCCTAAGTATTGACAGGAGCCCACTTTGTACCTCTAGGAGCCAAAACCCTTCGCACAAAGAGTACCTGTACGAGGTGGAGTCTTCCTAGACTTACAACACAAAAAGATATCAACATCAAAAAAagacatacaacagcggggattcgctggtcgtcaccgacccaactactaatccgccccttaccagcttatctatgggagagcggacgggatcccgagtTCTCTGATaggtatggtcgtatgtgCTTTATTCGTTACCAAAATTGGTATATATCATCGACCGAGGCGGGCTTGACATTTTGTTGGCTGATAATAGTGCAGCTTGGAGGAGGAGCATCATCCTCGATGTGAAAACTGCAGTGGACGAAGTAAAGAAATACTGCCGCATCTAGGTGAGTTTGTGGTCCAGTGTTGATAGTTCGTATACTTTGTGCTGCACCAAGTCGAGGGTGTTGTGCATGTTATCCCAAACCCTCGCTTGTTTTAACCATTGGCTTAAACAATAGACTGTCACTGTGATGCCGTCTCGTGTATCTCTTCACTAGATCGTAAATTGATGTATGGTCAGTTGAGTTTCTGTTCAACTTGATACAAAAGCACACAGCTTTAGGAAATCTCCCGAAACCTAGACGACTTTACTTTCTCTCCGCTACACAGAATAGATCCTACATGTATGATGCCTTTGAAACTCGAGATATATATCTTGCCGTTGTTTTCGGGATCCATTGATTTGATGGCAAGACCTTTGTCGTGAGCACTGGTGGTCTCAAGATGCTGGAAGAAACAATAACGTACTGGCATAGTCCATGGTTTTTATGTTCTCGGACTATTTTATCTCATCTGTATCTCGAGGTGTATAGACCAAGGAAATACAGACAAAGAATAATGCAGTATCATGTGCATTTCCGGAGTATTGGAATATCACACGGCTCTGGAATATGATTTATACTCGATTTGAACAAGTCAAGGGCATCTCGTACCATGCCCTTAAGGGAATTAACGGCCATAAAGCGGATCCATAATTATACACATATAATATAACTGCACATTGATTTGTTCTTTAGCATTGAAGAAACCTCAGCTCGATTTGATTCCTAAGGGTTATGCAGCTCAGCTTGAATACCTTCCGGAACGGGTCAAGTGTGTAAATCCTCCGATGGTCCCGCAATCGCTACGTCTtggctttttctttctacGTGTAAGCAAACTTGACTCACACTCACCACACATTGAACATCGCCCATTGCATCAAAATGGACTCGTTTCATATCCTTTCAAGCTCTTCAATGGCACAAACATTGTTTGTTGCCAGTTCATTGATACTGCCTATAGTTCTTATTTTCATTCTTTCGCGTGTAATCAGTGGTCGATCTGCTTCTAAGTCGTCACTCCCTCTGCCAGCTAGCGATGAAATTGTACGCCTGCGTGTATACCCCATCAAGTCATGCCGAGGCTTTGATGTAAAATCAACAAAGCTCCTACGGACAGGTCTGGACTTGGACCGTAACTGGATGTTTGTCACGGCCGAAAAGCGTGAATTTATCACCATCAGGACAAACTCCAACATGACTCTTATCACGACGGCTTGGGACGCTGATACGGATATGCTTACCATTGCTCTCAATGAATACTCGTTCGAAATACCAGCTCACCCCACGACTCAATGGCTTGAGAAGAATGGCGAGCTGATTAAAGCGGAGATTTGGAGCGAGAAGACCGATGCTTGGGAATACTCAGCCACGCTCACGAAACCTATCTCGGAGTTCCTAAACATGGATGTTCGTCTGGTATACAAAGGTCCTAAACCCCGAGTTCTGAGTGGCAACGGAACCCCTCAGCGTCTGGGTCGTACCGAAGCCACCAAATTCGCTGATATGATGCCTGTGCTGGTAAGTCACGAACTTGAACGATGACAAGAGATCCAGAACTTTAGCTAACGTGAGAAATGTACAAGGTTGCTTCCATGGCGAGCATGAACGAGTTGAACGACCGTCTCGCTAATGCCGGTGAGGACAAGATCGAGATTGAACGTTTCCGACCAAACATCATTATTCGCGGCAGTGTACCGTGGATTGAGGATGGATGGAAGACTCTGCAGATTGGAGAAGGGGGACATCGTCTTGATCTCGACGTCGTGTGCCGCTGTCTGCGATGTCAGGTGCCCAATGTGCACCCCATTACGGCCGAAAAGCACCCACGCCAGCCTTGGAACCAGTTGATGAAGTACCGAAGAATCGACGCCGGACTCAAGTTCAAGCCAAGCTTTGGTATGCTTTGCGCACCAAGTGTCGAGGGACATCTTGAGGTTGGGATGAAGTTTCAAGTCAAGGCCATGACGAACGACCACTTCTTTATCAGCCCTATGAAGTAAATCTGAATGAGAAAAGGGTCATATGGCGAAGTGTAACTGCTAGTGTCGAACTGTCGATTTCACAATGGCAGCCCAGGGATCACATGAAACCTGAGTTTTCCCACCTAAAGGACAAGAATAACTTGGTTGTTTTATGAGACCTTAGGCATAatcttaggctgtttatgtTCTGCAGCCTAAGCTTAGTTAGGTCTTATGTTTTCTCCAAGCACACAGACAGGAAAAAGATGCCCATGCTGTATGCATCTCACAAGTGGTGGTGGACCAGTGTTACGGATGGTCGTGCCGCTTTCTTTATCCGGAATTTACTTGACAAGAACAATCAATATACGCTATAAACCATCTCTTGTCATGGTAGTACTGAAGATTGAGTTGAAACTTACAGTATCAGAGAGGCGCCCGCCACGTGTCTAGACTCATGCACGATCCCATGATAACACACACTCTCCAGGAGAGCCCAACGTAGCCTTGATTTGATAAGTGCTAACCAGGGGAATTGGATTAGGGCTATGTGTCTATCAGGCATTGGCTTTGATGAAACAGAGCGCCTTGTGGTTATGGCCTCTGAACCCATATTTGTCATAGGTCCGATCACCTGAAGGATATCGTAACTTGATAGCGTCAGTAATGGATCTGCCTAACCATTGAAGAGATTTTAGTTTATGAGGGAAATTTTAGAACCATTACGAACCTTACTAGACTGTAATCCTGCGAAGTCAAGTGTAAGTGTAGGATTACAATGCCTAGCCCTCATGATAGAGCAGACAAATTAGCCGGGACACACCACTAGTTACACACAGCCTCATAGAGAGGCTAGCGTTGTAACTCAATAGCGATGGATTCGTGGGATAATAGTTGTGAACCTTTGATATACGACGAATTTCAAACGATGATGTATGGAAACGCCCGTTTCTTTGAGAGTAACCTGCCTTAGCGTGGACTGAATGAACAGCAAACAGATCCATGCACAGGGAGACAAGAGATAAACTTGGATTTGACGAGCTAGAAGGAACCTtgccctttttcttttgctgTTTGGTGTTGtggatgatgataaagaATCAAGTACAGAGGTCTAAGAACTTCAAGCGAGACACTTCAATAAGACCAACAGTGAGAAGCCAAACACTGCCCATAAATCACTTTGTGAGCATGAATTTCTCTCCAAATAGCCAAGCAATCATACTATCAAAGTAGAAGtatccttgttcttcgcCACATGATTCTAGACCGTGGTCTGGGTTGTATGTCGTGCTATGTTGTACCACGTGGATCTTGAGCCATGGGCGCCCTCTTTGATCTGGAGACACTTGAAGGCAATAAGACTTCTGAAAGAGTCATCGACTGCCCAGCCCTTTAACTAGAACGACTAGGATGGGACGGTCATTTCTGCTTCCGTGTTAGGTTAGTTGTTCCTGATACGCGAACAAAGGTGGAAAAAGGGTGGATTTGGAAGAGGGCTATGAAACACATCCCAAACAGCCTGCGAAAAGCCCAAACCCATAAATCTTTTTCACTTACAAGGCTGCAGCTTGTCATTCCGGCGAGAAGGTTGACTTTGTGATTCATTGGTTGTGGCGAGGCGCTTCGCGGGGCAGTTTTTTTAAGTGGCACAAGCTTACAATTAATACTGCACAGCCTCCGTAGCTTCTCTCAGAGCAGTCATTGATGGTCTAGATTCATAATAAATCTCTCATCATCCCCGACAACTCCAGCGCAAGCACGTATCAGAAAACGCAATCGTATCAGAAATAAACAGAGAGATATTTTCATCATGGGCGAGAATCT carries:
- a CDS encoding hypothetical protein (TransMembrane:1 (o12-33i)), with protein sequence MDSFHILSSSSMAQTLFVASSLILPIVLIFILSRVISGRSASKSSLPLPASDEIVRLRVYPIKSCRGFDVKSTKLLRTGLDLDRNWMFVTAEKREFITIRTNSNMTLITTAWDADTDMLTIALNEYSFEIPAHPTTQWLEKNGELIKAEIWSEKTDAWEYSATLTKPISEFLNMDVRLVYKGPKPRVLSGNGTPQRLGRTEATKFADMMPVLVASMASMNELNDRLANAGEDKIEIERFRPNIIIRGSVPWIEDGWKTLQIGEGGHRLDLDVVCRCLRCQVPNVHPITAEKHPRQPWNQLMKYRRIDAGLKFKPSFGMLCAPSVEGHLEVGMKFQVKAMTNDHFFISPMK